One window of Candidatus Acidulodesulfobacterium acidiphilum genomic DNA carries:
- the nifU gene encoding Fe-S cluster assembly scaffold protein NifU has product MPVYSEKVMDHFQNPRNVGEIENADGVGELGNPTCGDIMKIYIKVKDDKIEDVKFKTFGCGAAIATSSMVTELVKGKTLEEAEKISNEAVAEALDGLPPVKMHCSNLAADALHLAIEDYKARKEGKGPIGRVETPEHDEDEHDLLEQA; this is encoded by the coding sequence ATGGATCACTTTCAGAATCCAAGAAACGTAGGAGAAATAGAAAACGCCGACGGCGTAGGCGAACTCGGAAATCCTACTTGCGGCGATATAATGAAAATATATATTAAAGTCAAGGACGACAAGATTGAAGACGTCAAATTTAAAACTTTCGGTTGCGGAGCGGCTATAGCAACCAGTTCCATGGTAACGGAATTGGTAAAAGGCAAGACTCTCGAAGAAGCCGAAAAAATATCCAATGAAGCCGTAGCAGAAGCTTTGGACGGGCTTCCTCCGGTAAAGATGCACTGTTCAAATCTCGCCGCCGATGCGCTTCATCTTGCTATAGAAGATTATAAAGCCAGAAAAGAGGGCAAAGGACCTATAGGCAGGGTTGAAACGCCGGAACACGACGAAGACGAACACGACCTGCTTGAACAGGCGTAA
- a CDS encoding sulfurtransferase TusA family protein, translating into MDYDYELDTFGLMCPMPIMEVAEEFKKIPDGSVLKVTASDEGIIEDLKSYCKKTGHEFLSYEINLPEYVVYVKK; encoded by the coding sequence ATGGATTACGATTACGAACTCGATACTTTCGGTTTGATGTGTCCAATGCCGATTATGGAAGTTGCCGAGGAGTTTAAAAAAATACCGGACGGTTCGGTATTAAAAGTCACGGCGTCCGACGAAGGTATCATAGAAGATTTAAAGAGTTACTGCAAAAAAACAGGGCATGAATTTCTGTCCTACGAAATTAATTTGCCCGAATACGTAGTTTATGTTAAAAAATAA